The following proteins come from a genomic window of Clostridia bacterium:
- a CDS encoding radical SAM protein, translated as MLLQTSPYLMVLKDIFNKNKSMVRDFLYNKDHDIRYLSILKDCHTPKDYNQLINCSSKKDIDYLINNKLIISIEDTWKLTNIENVEIEICAHCNWRCEYCPVSTQPKPPKKMSMDLFKQTIDKAVRHKTIKNVTFCFCNEPTLDKFFLERVKYLTTTDLKLRLHTNGSNLSKDMMNYLKETDVLAFVCFNLPSVVQDEFEKMTRYSNLDKVLRNIDYALGIGLPVTFSIQGTKKELEHNLPHIQQRFKEKFNKINSWETFDRAGLLDNRYCQNVNINGKLYGGCNWILNWLNVSVNGECYLCYNDYHQNYVLGNIADGEIEDILLTEKAISLRQYVFGKKEPDKDFICRKCITMKRAKLLSRFIKA; from the coding sequence ATGTTGTTACAAACATCTCCATACCTGATGGTGCTCAAGGATATTTTCAATAAAAACAAAAGTATGGTAAGGGACTTCCTGTATAATAAGGATCACGATATCAGATATTTGTCCATATTAAAAGACTGTCATACACCAAAAGATTACAACCAATTAATAAATTGTTCTAGCAAAAAAGACATTGACTACTTGATCAATAATAAGCTCATAATTTCTATAGAGGATACTTGGAAACTTACTAATATCGAAAATGTTGAAATAGAAATATGTGCTCATTGTAATTGGCGCTGTGAGTATTGTCCTGTAAGCACACAGCCAAAGCCTCCAAAAAAAATGTCCATGGATTTGTTCAAACAAACCATCGATAAGGCCGTTAGGCATAAAACCATAAAAAATGTTACTTTTTGTTTTTGTAATGAACCTACCCTTGACAAGTTTTTTCTTGAACGGGTCAAATACCTCACAACGACTGATTTAAAATTGAGGCTGCATACCAATGGAAGTAATTTATCCAAAGATATGATGAATTATCTTAAAGAAACTGATGTGCTGGCGTTTGTATGTTTTAATCTACCCAGTGTGGTACAGGATGAATTTGAAAAAATGACTAGATATAGTAACCTGGACAAGGTATTGAGAAATATTGACTATGCATTGGGTATCGGTTTACCTGTCACTTTTTCTATTCAGGGAACAAAAAAGGAATTAGAACACAATTTACCTCATATACAGCAAAGATTTAAAGAAAAATTTAATAAAATCAACAGTTGGGAGACTTTCGACCGTGCAGGTCTTCTAGATAATCGTTATTGTCAAAATGTTAATATAAATGGTAAATTATATGGAGGATGCAACTGGATATTGAATTGGCTGAATGTATCTGTCAATGGGGAATGTTACCTATGCTATAATGACTACCATCAGAATTATGTTTTAGGCAACATTGCCGATGGAGAGATTGAGGACATACTGTTGACGGAAAAAGCCATATCTTTGAGACAATATGTTTTTGGCAAGAAAGAACCTGATAAGGATTTTATATGCAGAAAATGTATTACTATGAAAAGAGCTAAACTATTGTCAAGATTTATTAAGGCATGA
- a CDS encoding radical SAM protein, which yields MKNHFFTMQVNDQHFIFDYYNLLFIQMDEEIHNCLEHYLNHEEPVRSLDDIKKSSLEPIYEDISTLLENKLMISDINLSCEIMKNYKKAYFSFPTIHKCNLACKYCFAESGENYDGLNPVMDSSMIEQIYRFVLCYNDFQSCEQFRLDFVSGGEPLLNFDMIKEARRIGDTVFKEHGKSLDIWVCSNGILLNNEKAYYLNKHNIGLGVSLDGPKDVNDMFRVFSDNKSSYDQVLNHLSNIIHNTSYNNYFRDVWMLTVVTAQTKSLVEIMEHHKNLGVRNIQMKIVRSSEENNFALNHKNTEHFIGLYTELVDFLIRKVQEENDISYLKMILNGNDYMGKIIIRLILRDAAVYRCMAGRNKLSFAANGDIYPCDSFVGKAEFKLGNIFDGVDEKKVDAFYDMLIFNRSACKNCWANIICGGDCYYNSYLKNSDIKEPDRAFCVVNQKLCLLSIKLVAYLSFNKPELFERLYQYLTRRKVFQ from the coding sequence ATGAAAAATCATTTTTTTACCATGCAAGTAAATGATCAGCATTTTATATTCGATTATTACAATTTACTGTTTATCCAGATGGATGAAGAAATACATAACTGTTTGGAGCATTATTTAAATCACGAAGAACCTGTTAGGAGTCTAGATGACATAAAAAAAAGCAGCTTGGAGCCAATTTATGAAGATATATCTACCTTGCTCGAAAATAAGCTGATGATTTCTGATATTAACCTCAGCTGTGAAATAATGAAGAATTATAAAAAAGCATATTTTTCATTCCCCACCATCCATAAGTGCAACTTGGCTTGTAAATATTGTTTTGCTGAGTCGGGGGAGAATTATGATGGCCTAAATCCTGTTATGGATAGTTCCATGATTGAACAAATATATCGTTTTGTGCTGTGTTACAATGACTTCCAATCGTGTGAGCAGTTCAGGCTTGATTTTGTCAGTGGCGGAGAACCGCTACTGAATTTCGACATGATAAAGGAAGCCAGAAGAATAGGTGATACCGTTTTTAAGGAACATGGCAAATCACTTGATATATGGGTATGTAGTAACGGGATTCTTCTAAATAATGAAAAAGCCTATTATTTGAATAAACATAATATTGGTTTGGGAGTTAGTCTGGACGGTCCTAAAGACGTCAATGACATGTTCAGGGTTTTTTCTGATAACAAAAGCTCCTATGACCAGGTTCTCAATCACCTCTCAAATATCATCCATAACACCAGCTATAATAACTACTTCCGTGATGTTTGGATGCTTACTGTTGTCACTGCGCAGACCAAGAGCCTAGTAGAGATAATGGAACATCATAAAAATCTGGGGGTAAGAAATATCCAGATGAAAATAGTAAGATCCTCAGAAGAAAATAACTTTGCGTTAAATCATAAAAATACCGAGCATTTTATTGGATTGTATACTGAATTGGTTGATTTTCTAATCCGGAAAGTACAGGAAGAAAACGATATCTCTTATCTTAAAATGATTTTAAATGGCAATGATTACATGGGTAAGATCATAATCAGGCTAATTCTCCGGGACGCAGCAGTATACCGATGCATGGCTGGACGCAACAAGCTCAGTTTCGCAGCTAATGGAGATATTTATCCCTGTGATAGTTTTGTCGGAAAGGCAGAATTCAAGCTAGGTAATATTTTTGATGGTGTAGATGAAAAAAAGGTTGACGCATTCTATGATATGCTCATCTTTAACCGTTCGGCATGTAAAAACTGTTGGGCAAATATCATCTGCGGTGGTGATTGTTATTACAACTCGTACTTGAAGAATTCGGATATAAAGGAGCCTGATCGGGCTTTTTGTGTTGTAAATCAAAAATTATGTTTGCTTTCTATAAAGCTGGTTGCATATCTTAGCTTCAATAAACCTGAACTGTTTGAAAGGCTTTACCAATATCTTACCAGGAGAAAAGTATTTCAATAA
- a CDS encoding BtrH N-terminal domain-containing protein, whose amino-acid sequence MIIESLFKSTFEYNENFRYFCLKNCVKQLLNYHKVDHALAYLNCAPCMHVIIKEKLSSGYAIWFNKNPLLDIFMDCFTTHDPKIKTSAHNFPDIIHKIDCGVPVIASTDVFYLPYKKNYYLKHHASHALIIGGYDDSQKQLYIVDYYDQDKYQGTLSYKDFFDSWSSANPSEENPFSGYAINNVWSVLHTVPSFENVANIVKITMDRAISNFFGKDVTYGFRGIEGLMRLKNWLNDDISANGSTNIGFLHKSLYMYYREKILFFHYFKSLGQHLGKAYNDILYFMDNNITKWNIFLTFLLKTNIAKMHIDRIKLDRFYLNILESEFHLYSCLVKSIKG is encoded by the coding sequence ATGATTATTGAGAGCTTGTTCAAAAGCACTTTTGAATATAATGAAAACTTCAGGTATTTCTGTTTGAAAAATTGTGTCAAGCAGTTATTGAATTATCATAAAGTGGATCATGCGCTTGCTTATTTAAACTGTGCTCCCTGTATGCACGTTATTATAAAAGAGAAATTATCATCGGGGTATGCGATTTGGTTTAACAAAAATCCTTTGCTGGATATATTTATGGATTGTTTTACTACGCATGATCCAAAAATCAAAACCAGTGCGCACAATTTTCCGGATATTATTCACAAGATTGACTGTGGCGTTCCTGTCATCGCTTCTACTGATGTTTTTTATTTACCATACAAAAAAAACTATTATTTGAAGCATCACGCATCACATGCACTTATAATCGGTGGGTATGATGACAGCCAAAAGCAGCTCTATATAGTGGATTATTATGATCAGGACAAGTATCAAGGAACTTTATCCTATAAGGATTTTTTTGATAGTTGGTCATCAGCCAATCCATCCGAGGAAAATCCCTTCTCGGGATATGCCATAAATAATGTGTGGAGCGTATTACATACAGTACCTTCATTTGAGAATGTTGCCAATATCGTGAAAATAACCATGGATAGGGCAATTTCGAATTTTTTCGGAAAAGATGTTACTTATGGTTTTAGAGGGATAGAAGGCTTGATGCGGTTGAAGAACTGGTTGAATGATGATATTTCCGCTAATGGTTCCACAAACATTGGATTTCTCCATAAAAGCTTGTATATGTATTACCGGGAAAAGATACTTTTTTTTCATTATTTCAAAAGCTTAGGACAGCATCTTGGAAAAGCGTATAACGATATACTATATTTCATGGACAATAATATTACCAAGTGGAATATATTTCTCACTTTTTTATTAAAGACAAATATAGCGAAAATGCATATCGACAGAATTAAACTTGATAGATTTTACCTGAATATTTTAGAAAGTGAGTTCCATTTGTATAGCTGCCTTGTAAAAAGTATAAAAGGATAA
- a CDS encoding phosphopantetheine-binding protein gives MSEKMKTMQNIIKEIIGQEVELTGNEFLREASGENEAVTLGLSSIDIVDLVTQLEIEFDVDFEEEKIASLKTVNDVIKFIENVK, from the coding sequence ATGAGCGAAAAAATGAAAACTATGCAGAATATTATCAAGGAAATAATCGGCCAGGAAGTGGAGTTGACAGGTAATGAGTTTCTTAGGGAAGCAAGTGGTGAGAATGAGGCTGTTACTTTAGGACTTTCTTCAATTGACATCGTTGATTTGGTCACCCAGTTAGAAATCGAATTTGATGTAGATTTTGAGGAAGAAAAAATAGCGTCACTAAAAACAGTCAATGATGTGATAAAATTCATAGAAAATGTAAAATAA
- a CDS encoding radical SAM protein, with product MGKAELKISKFNVKIGVEGRDFIYNTITDNFLLDKGFDWEQIDEMDQDIQAQLIRCGFIVDAGIDEKQLISYSYNAARYNSRILNIFLIPSMVCNFSCDYCFANHANQDRMDKKTANSVLAFLLSLSRNAEQINITWGGGGEPLTAVDTIIYLESRLRNRTSVPVYSTVITNGSLLDEATIGKLKKAGLQKIVVTLDGPAEIHNRRRKTKDGGETFDCIKDNLALTVGALDIVVRMVIDQDNYHSIDDLIDSLRDIGSNNLQFTLSPRMYCNSSCTTKILESKTFAKMLSSSDKYKNCYWGGLKPYLSICNAQRNFDFAIDPRGNMYKCPVEMGDESYKIGSTEEGITTNQTFLDWMSYCPEVKEKCYACKYLPVCISLCAKVRDQYVEQFGCKQLSLLCESVIKNRVKKWL from the coding sequence ATGGGAAAAGCAGAGTTGAAGATTTCAAAGTTCAATGTAAAAATAGGTGTTGAAGGCCGGGATTTCATCTACAATACCATCACCGATAACTTTTTGCTAGACAAGGGTTTTGATTGGGAGCAAATAGATGAAATGGATCAGGATATCCAGGCCCAGCTTATACGGTGTGGGTTCATTGTCGATGCCGGCATTGATGAGAAACAGCTTATAAGCTATTCATACAATGCGGCCAGATACAATTCCCGAATACTGAACATATTCCTCATACCATCCATGGTCTGTAATTTCAGCTGCGATTACTGCTTTGCAAACCATGCCAACCAGGACAGGATGGACAAGAAGACCGCCAACTCCGTCCTTGCATTCCTTCTATCGCTGAGCAGGAATGCCGAACAAATTAACATCACATGGGGCGGCGGCGGCGAACCCTTGACTGCGGTTGATACAATAATATACCTTGAGTCAAGGTTGAGAAACCGTACCTCCGTACCGGTCTATTCGACTGTCATTACAAATGGGTCATTACTGGATGAAGCGACAATTGGGAAATTGAAAAAGGCAGGCCTTCAAAAAATTGTGGTGACGCTTGACGGCCCGGCGGAGATACACAATAGGAGAAGAAAAACAAAGGATGGCGGGGAGACCTTTGATTGTATAAAAGACAATTTGGCTCTGACGGTCGGCGCATTAGATATCGTTGTCAGGATGGTGATCGACCAGGACAACTATCATTCAATTGATGACCTAATCGATTCGCTCAGAGATATCGGTTCCAACAACCTGCAGTTCACACTTTCTCCGCGCATGTACTGCAACAGCAGTTGTACAACAAAGATACTGGAAAGCAAAACCTTTGCAAAGATGCTTTCAAGCTCGGACAAGTATAAAAACTGTTATTGGGGAGGGCTGAAACCATATCTGTCCATATGCAATGCACAACGGAACTTCGATTTTGCTATTGATCCAAGGGGTAATATGTACAAGTGTCCTGTAGAAATGGGTGATGAGTCATATAAAATAGGCAGTACCGAAGAAGGCATTACGACAAATCAGACATTTTTGGACTGGATGTCCTACTGCCCTGAGGTAAAAGAAAAGTGCTATGCATGTAAGTATTTACCTGTCTGTATCAGCCTGTGCGCAAAAGTTCGGGACCAGTATGTTGAGCAGTTTGGTTGTAAACAGTTGAGCCTGTTATGTGAATCAGTAATAAAAAATAGAGTTAAAAAATGGTTATGA
- a CDS encoding GNAT family N-acetyltransferase: MTERMIEKSGLLDCFGISSCAAIREVSLPYENEIYVSEDKNIFVLMTGDEKNKKSNLVCKSNQLDQHTDLLNIIYNRSNLYLCSNKIKLNQYLKCKKVDVGFFYQFQPQKLEYSVNEDITIAELTDSQEFIGDIQEVFIRQKKNPKLGDKKQWLMDDTVTLCAKSAGQLIGVLVATIYQNAGFLNLIYIREDYRNRNIGTALLQKISGLMYEKGYPHFYGMSPYNKKSFYQSLDIIDIEGWVLWEKQS, encoded by the coding sequence ATGACTGAAAGGATGATTGAAAAATCCGGCTTGCTGGATTGTTTTGGCATTTCTTCATGTGCTGCCATCCGGGAAGTTTCTTTGCCCTATGAGAATGAAATATATGTGTCCGAGGATAAAAACATTTTTGTATTGATGACAGGTGATGAGAAAAACAAAAAATCCAACTTGGTATGCAAAAGCAATCAACTGGACCAACACACAGACTTGCTGAATATCATATATAACAGATCGAACCTCTACCTGTGCAGTAATAAAATCAAACTGAATCAGTACTTGAAATGCAAAAAGGTTGATGTCGGATTTTTTTATCAGTTTCAACCCCAAAAGCTTGAGTACTCAGTGAACGAGGACATCACAATCGCTGAACTTACTGATTCGCAGGAATTTATAGGGGATATACAGGAAGTATTTATCAGGCAGAAGAAAAATCCAAAGCTTGGAGATAAGAAGCAGTGGCTTATGGATGACACTGTCACTCTCTGTGCAAAATCGGCGGGGCAGTTGATAGGTGTCCTTGTCGCAACAATATATCAAAATGCCGGATTTCTCAATCTTATCTATATCAGGGAGGATTACAGAAACAGAAATATTGGTACAGCCCTGCTGCAAAAAATCTCGGGACTGATGTATGAAAAAGGATATCCGCACTTTTACGGAATGTCACCGTATAATAAGAAAAGCTTTTATCAATCACTGGATATTATAGATATTGAAGGTTGGGTGTTATGGGAAAAGCAGAGTTGA
- a CDS encoding S24/S26 family peptidase, protein MLTQDFKYRQVALKEAKDKKEVIDLMTTGSSMSPLLRSNTNIYIEFNHLDDIHNGDVIAFYDDYGVSVHRCIKKNNNRVLERGDNCNLWTKCKWIDTDNILGKMVCAEFKNTCLNMDTFRYRLYGCIMVYIGKLSNMVGRIRKKDSSQEKHATIDKEKTFSMLINKLIRIAYKMCIEYVEVADD, encoded by the coding sequence TTGCTAACACAAGATTTTAAATATAGACAAGTTGCCTTAAAAGAGGCAAAAGATAAAAAAGAAGTAATTGATTTGATGACAACAGGCTCCAGTATGTCCCCACTCCTGCGGAGCAATACGAATATCTACATTGAGTTTAATCATTTGGATGATATTCATAATGGGGATGTAATCGCATTCTATGATGATTACGGTGTGAGTGTGCATCGGTGTATCAAAAAGAATAATAACAGGGTATTGGAACGGGGGGATAACTGTAATCTCTGGACAAAGTGCAAGTGGATAGACACTGACAATATCCTTGGTAAAATGGTTTGTGCCGAATTTAAAAACACCTGTTTGAATATGGATACATTCAGATACCGGTTATATGGTTGCATTATGGTATATATCGGGAAATTGTCAAACATGGTAGGGCGTATTCGGAAAAAAGACAGTTCTCAGGAAAAACACGCTACTATAGATAAGGAGAAAACATTCAGTATGTTGATTAATAAATTGATACGCATTGCCTATAAAATGTGTATTGAATATGTGGAGGTTGCAGATGACTGA
- a CDS encoding radical SAM protein: MKKETFFISSEMQVFKNKEQEDRVLVVSADPVGWAVLDTDGLDILNLFPRDRVLTGEEISLLLKGIGYETDDIGVALELLQNLKESFIVTDEKTCGEQTNKELKIGGIFLETTSQCNLRCKHCYLSAADIQKNELTTDEIIDIVHQLSPPSIVALSGGEPLMRPDVIPLLHKFSEEGYRCSLLTNATLVDIGTAREIKKARRTTVQVSLESFDKEIHEKIRGEHTFDKTMEGICNLVEVGCRVRLSFTPTKLNVHTFEDYVEQCRELGIRAIHVCTYTPQGRGDKNKSSLRLDHHQLFDFQVLLKKLSKRIQILGDLPSMLDINRVGYRWDCCPLAGNIHITSDGTIYPCEICCDEYFKIGNIRNMTLKEALESDMMCMMRKNSRERINIIPECASCIWRHMCGGGCMVLSYLDHKEINVTDYYCELRKHWFKHLLWQS; this comes from the coding sequence TGAAAAAAGAAACGTTTTTTATTTCTTCAGAAATGCAGGTGTTCAAGAATAAGGAACAAGAAGACAGGGTATTGGTTGTATCTGCTGATCCGGTAGGTTGGGCGGTTCTTGATACCGATGGCCTTGACATCTTGAATCTGTTTCCCAGAGATAGGGTGCTGACAGGTGAAGAGATTTCTTTGCTGTTGAAAGGCATCGGATATGAGACGGATGATATTGGAGTAGCCCTAGAGCTTTTACAGAACTTGAAAGAAAGCTTTATTGTTACCGATGAAAAAACATGTGGCGAGCAGACAAATAAAGAGCTAAAAATCGGTGGTATTTTCTTAGAAACAACGTCACAATGCAATCTGCGGTGCAAGCATTGCTATTTGAGTGCCGCCGATATACAGAAGAACGAACTTACGACAGATGAGATAATAGATATCGTACATCAGCTCTCTCCTCCTTCCATAGTGGCGTTGAGTGGCGGAGAACCACTCATGCGCCCTGATGTTATACCCCTGCTTCACAAATTTTCTGAAGAGGGCTACCGATGCTCGCTGTTAACAAATGCAACACTTGTAGATATCGGTACAGCCAGAGAAATTAAAAAAGCCAGAAGAACGACTGTGCAGGTTAGCCTTGAGTCTTTTGACAAAGAGATCCATGAAAAAATCCGTGGTGAGCATACATTTGACAAAACTATGGAGGGCATCTGCAATCTTGTTGAGGTTGGATGCAGGGTGAGACTGTCCTTTACGCCTACAAAGTTGAATGTCCACACGTTTGAAGACTATGTAGAACAATGCAGGGAACTGGGTATACGTGCAATTCATGTCTGTACATACACCCCGCAGGGCAGAGGTGATAAGAACAAGAGTAGTCTGCGACTAGATCATCATCAGCTCTTTGACTTCCAGGTATTATTAAAGAAACTGTCAAAGAGAATCCAAATCCTTGGGGATCTGCCTTCCATGCTGGATATAAACCGTGTTGGCTACAGATGGGATTGTTGCCCTCTCGCAGGGAATATCCATATCACCTCCGACGGAACCATCTACCCGTGCGAAATTTGCTGCGATGAATATTTCAAGATCGGGAATATAAGGAACATGACACTAAAGGAAGCCCTAGAAAGCGACATGATGTGTATGATGCGTAAAAACAGCCGTGAACGCATCAATATCATACCTGAATGTGCATCATGTATATGGCGGCATATGTGCGGTGGTGGCTGCATGGTTCTTTCGTATTTAGATCATAAAGAAATTAATGTTACTGATTATTATTGCGAGCTGAGAAAGCACTGGTTTAAACATTTATTATGGCAAAGCTAG